The stretch of DNA GTCGCGGAGCACGCGGGCGATTTCGCGATACACAACAGTCACGTCCGAGACGTAACAAGTGCTGACCGGTTGATGGACGATGTCGAAACACTCGTCGGCAAACATCTGCAGATTGTCCATCGAAGCTTCGACGACGCGAACTTTGTAATTGCGGCGGTTCGCTTCCTGTTCGTCCTTTTTGAGCATCTCCGGACTGAGGTCGACGACTGTGACGTTGGCTCCGGCGGCAGCGTAGAGAATCGATTGCCATCCCCCGCCGGCGGCCAAGCAGAGCACGTCTAGTCCCCGCACGCTGGCCGGCAACCAACCCCGCCCATCTAAGGCCTGCAGGGGATCACGGCATTGCTCGTCGGTGGCCACCTTGGCGAATTGGCTACCGGCTCGCACGAGGCGATCCCAGGCTGCGCGGTTGCGTTGGACAAATGACATCGAACTACGATTGCGGCAATAAGGTGGATTTCACTCGTTCCTCAACTCCGGCCGGGGAACGGACTGTCGCGCGGTTTCGCTTCGCTGATTGAGACAGATGGCCAAGGGGGGGCTTGACTCACTCGAAGCGGAGCTTCGAGAAATGGGGTTCCCAAACTGGAGTTTGGGAACCAGGGACGTTCGACCT from Symmachiella dynata encodes:
- a CDS encoding class I SAM-dependent methyltransferase, whose translation is MSFVQRNRAAWDRLVRAGSQFAKVATDEQCRDPLQALDGRGWLPASVRGLDVLCLAAGGGWQSILYAAAGANVTVVDLSPEMLKKDEQEANRRNYKVRVVEASMDNLQMFADECFDIVHQPVSTCYVSDVTVVYREIARVLRDDGLYISQHKQPTSLQITERDERHRYVLGLPYYQDSSLPLVEDESYRESGTVEFLHRWEELVGGLCRSGFVIEDLTEPYRGDPQAPLGSWRHRGLFVAPYLRMKSRRIPRIAGENSRKPLWTPP